A window of the Isosphaera pallida ATCC 43644 genome harbors these coding sequences:
- a CDS encoding HpcH/HpaI aldolase family protein: MIRIKQKLARGELVRIFGATQLLSTKLVEIVGDHGHYDGLWLDAEHGGLTQRDIELATLAAKASGLEAFVRLPATDYATIMRPLEAGAGGVMVSMIHSAEEAEQAVRWAKFYPRGTRGINNGNRDGRFGRLPIADYVVQANAQTFVGLQIETQGALEQIEAIVQVPDVDLIFVGPADLSQMLGVPGQVLHPDCLAAVDRIATVCARFGKPWGVVPIGTDHGRVMLEKGCRMFVCGFDIHAMHAGLDALKERHSYLDGGA; the protein is encoded by the coding sequence ATGATCCGCATCAAACAGAAACTCGCCCGGGGCGAATTGGTTCGCATCTTCGGCGCGACGCAGTTACTTTCGACCAAGTTGGTCGAAATCGTGGGCGACCACGGACATTACGATGGCTTATGGCTCGACGCCGAACACGGCGGGCTCACCCAGCGCGACATCGAACTGGCGACCCTCGCGGCCAAAGCCTCGGGACTGGAGGCGTTCGTCAGGCTGCCGGCGACCGACTACGCCACGATCATGCGGCCGCTCGAAGCCGGGGCGGGCGGGGTCATGGTCAGCATGATCCATTCCGCCGAGGAAGCCGAGCAAGCCGTGAGGTGGGCCAAGTTCTACCCCAGGGGAACCCGAGGCATCAACAACGGCAACCGTGACGGACGGTTCGGACGGTTGCCGATCGCCGATTACGTGGTTCAAGCCAACGCCCAAACCTTCGTCGGCCTCCAGATTGAAACCCAAGGTGCTCTGGAGCAAATCGAAGCGATCGTCCAAGTGCCCGATGTGGACCTGATCTTCGTGGGGCCGGCCGATCTGAGCCAAATGCTGGGCGTGCCCGGTCAAGTGCTTCATCCCGACTGTCTGGCCGCTGTGGACCGGATTGCCACGGTCTGCGCTCGGTTCGGCAAACCCTGGGGGGTCGTGCCGATCGGGACCGATCATGGCCGAGTCATGCTGGAAAAAGGATGCCGGATGTTCGTCTGCGGCTTCGACATCCACGCGATGCACGCTGGTCTCGACGCCTTGAAGGAACGCCATTCGTATCTTGATGGCGGAGCGTGA